One region of Paramagnetospirillum magnetotacticum MS-1 genomic DNA includes:
- a CDS encoding efflux RND transporter periplasmic adaptor subunit: MNEDFLSLLDLQQRILAAKRPIEVAFLAVNLAHTLIPYRQAALWGRADGVIAVSGAATVESGSPYLLWLGQVFRHLSNLSIPTALTAAALPAGLTEQWSDWLPVHALGLPMDGETLLYARDEAFAEQEIALLAHLASLVRVSRLALLPRATLSQRLKAADGRRTRIGAIAALAVALFPVTGSVLAPADSVPAHPIIVRAPLDGVVDHIAVQPNDSVSEGQPLFELDATQLTGRLDVARQQWATAEAEYRQAAQAMVFDGKAKAQVAILAGKAEEKAADVRLLESQLARISVKSPRAGVVVFDDPTDWIGKPVAVGEKVMAVADEKDTEIDAWVAVADVGEVTAGARLTMFLNTAPLSPVHATVRSIAYEASARPDSTIVHRVRASLADPADRPRLGLKGTARIDGDAVPLVWWLFRKPLATIRQYVGF; the protein is encoded by the coding sequence ATGAACGAGGATTTTCTCTCTCTCCTCGATCTACAACAACGTATCCTCGCCGCCAAGCGGCCTATCGAGGTGGCCTTCCTGGCTGTCAATCTTGCTCACACCCTGATTCCTTACCGGCAAGCGGCCTTGTGGGGAAGGGCCGACGGAGTGATCGCCGTGTCGGGAGCGGCGACGGTGGAAAGCGGCAGCCCCTATTTGCTGTGGCTGGGCCAGGTCTTTCGTCATCTGTCCAATCTGAGTATTCCCACCGCCCTGACGGCTGCCGCCTTACCCGCCGGCCTGACCGAGCAATGGAGTGACTGGCTGCCTGTCCATGCCCTGGGCCTGCCCATGGACGGCGAGACGCTGCTCTATGCCCGTGATGAGGCGTTTGCCGAGCAGGAGATTGCCCTGTTGGCCCATCTCGCCTCCCTGGTACGGGTGTCGCGCTTGGCGCTCTTGCCACGCGCCACCCTGAGCCAACGCCTGAAGGCGGCGGACGGCCGCCGCACCCGCATCGGTGCCATCGCCGCGCTGGCTGTGGCGCTGTTTCCGGTGACTGGCTCAGTGTTGGCCCCCGCCGATTCCGTTCCAGCGCATCCCATCATTGTTCGTGCGCCGCTCGATGGTGTCGTTGACCATATCGCCGTTCAGCCCAATGACAGCGTGAGCGAAGGCCAGCCCCTGTTTGAACTAGATGCCACACAGTTGACGGGCAGGCTGGACGTGGCCCGTCAGCAATGGGCCACCGCCGAGGCGGAATACCGTCAGGCTGCTCAGGCCATGGTATTCGATGGCAAGGCCAAGGCGCAGGTGGCGATCCTGGCCGGCAAGGCCGAGGAAAAGGCCGCCGATGTTCGCCTGCTGGAAAGTCAGCTGGCCCGTATTTCCGTCAAATCTCCTCGCGCCGGTGTGGTGGTGTTCGATGATCCCACCGACTGGATCGGCAAGCCGGTGGCGGTGGGCGAGAAAGTGATGGCGGTGGCCGACGAGAAGGATACCGAGATCGATGCCTGGGTGGCCGTTGCCGATGTGGGCGAGGTTACGGCGGGAGCACGGCTGACCATGTTCCTCAACACCGCCCCGTTGTCGCCTGTGCATGCCACGGTGCGCAGCATAGCCTACGAGGCATCGGCCCGGCCCGACAGCACCATCGTCCATCGGGTCCGCGCCAGTCTGGCTGATCCGGCCGACAGGCCACGTCTGGGCCTCAAGGGAACGGCTCGCATCGACGGTGATGCCGTGCCGCTGGTGTGGTGGCTGTTCAGGAAGCCGTTGGCGACCATTCGCCAATATGTGGGCTTCTGA
- a CDS encoding efflux RND transporter periplasmic adaptor subunit translates to MMLRRFLLVLAVTLPGAAWAQAPQGDIRAQLTPRDYTTLAAEIGAKVEKIAVREGERFTKGQTLIAFDCSVQRAQLTEARATLSAAEKTVAVNKRLLELQTIGKLEYDLAQAEVDKARAKDSAGAAVVAKCQVPAPFDGRVVEQKARSQQFVQPGQALLDILDDTELEVDFVVPSKWLIWLKPGYAFQVVIDETTRTYPVKLVRAGARIDPVSQTVRMMGTIGGRFPELSAGMSGKVLLTPPP, encoded by the coding sequence ATGATGCTGCGACGTTTCCTCCTTGTCCTGGCGGTCACCCTGCCAGGTGCCGCCTGGGCTCAGGCCCCGCAGGGTGACATCCGTGCCCAGCTGACGCCGCGCGATTATACCACCCTAGCCGCGGAGATCGGCGCCAAGGTGGAAAAGATCGCGGTGCGTGAAGGCGAGCGATTTACCAAAGGACAAACGCTGATCGCCTTCGATTGCTCGGTGCAGCGGGCGCAACTGACCGAAGCCCGCGCGACCTTAAGCGCTGCGGAAAAGACCGTGGCGGTCAATAAGCGGCTGCTGGAGCTTCAGACCATCGGCAAGTTGGAATACGACCTCGCCCAGGCCGAAGTCGATAAGGCCCGCGCCAAGGATTCGGCTGGAGCTGCCGTGGTCGCCAAGTGTCAGGTCCCCGCTCCATTTGATGGGCGCGTGGTGGAGCAGAAGGCCCGTTCCCAGCAATTTGTCCAGCCGGGGCAAGCCCTGCTGGACATCCTGGACGACACCGAACTGGAGGTTGATTTCGTGGTGCCCAGCAAATGGCTGATTTGGCTGAAGCCAGGGTACGCCTTCCAGGTGGTGATCGACGAGACAACCAGGACCTATCCGGTCAAGCTGGTCCGAGCAGGTGCCCGCATTGATCCAGTCAGCCAAACGGTGAGGATGATGGGCACCATCGGCGGGCGGTTCCCGGAGCTGTCTGCGGGCATGAGCGGCAAGGTGCTGCTTACTCCCCCGCCATGA
- a CDS encoding HlyD family efflux transporter periplasmic adaptor subunit: MSAGAALPALRDELALHSGPVGHDGAPTWLLHDPLRNQFFRLTWPVFEVLSRWHLGHSEAIALSVSAETTLALEADDVSDVVEFLARSQLLKPSGSRDVERLLAIHDAHKTGWLTWALHHYLFFRVPLVRPDQWLDAILPFVEWMGRRSFRLITLGALVVGLFLVGRQWGIFTTTFVDHFSMEGLASFGIALGFAKIVHELSHALTAKSYGLRVPTMGVAFLVLMPVLYTDVNEAWKLTSRRQRLMVGGAGILSELALAAWATLAWGLLPDGTAKSLAFTLAATTWISSLAINLSPFMRFDGYFLAMDALDMPNLHNRAFALARWHLREVLFGLGETIPECFPPRIHAGVIAFAWAIWIYRLTLFLGIAMLVYHFFIKVVGVMLFCVEIGWFVARPFFVEFNQWWEKARAIRTTKRSRITFGLFSGLVLLAVVPWSSRVSAPALLKAKDHMVVYAPLPGVIGELVVKAGDKVTIGTVLARLDNPDMALRLAQIERRIGVLKYEIEAVGFDDSFRSRAQAIVQELGSVMAERTALTRDQSRLMLTASIDGTVIDLSPVVQLGQWIGPREPMMALRSGTQIEAYVAEDDLPRIAVGASATFIPEGSGGARSATVIGIDRTAVKSLADPELAVLYGGAISARFDNKSLVPDLAVYRVRLTVGGEDIFTPVRGQVLMNGERRSLVGRVLRSVAAVVIREWGA, from the coding sequence ATGTCGGCCGGCGCCGCTCTCCCGGCCCTGCGCGATGAACTGGCGCTTCATTCCGGCCCGGTCGGCCATGACGGGGCGCCGACCTGGCTGTTGCACGATCCTTTGCGTAACCAGTTCTTCCGCCTGACTTGGCCTGTTTTCGAGGTGCTGTCGCGGTGGCATCTGGGACACTCCGAAGCCATCGCTCTCTCCGTATCCGCCGAAACGACCTTGGCCTTGGAGGCCGACGACGTGAGTGACGTGGTTGAGTTCCTGGCACGCAGCCAGTTGCTCAAGCCGTCGGGGTCGAGGGATGTAGAGCGCCTGTTGGCCATCCATGACGCCCACAAGACCGGTTGGCTGACCTGGGCGTTGCATCATTATCTGTTCTTCCGGGTGCCTCTGGTGCGCCCCGACCAATGGCTCGACGCCATCCTTCCCTTCGTGGAGTGGATGGGGCGGCGTTCCTTCCGCCTCATCACCTTGGGGGCGTTGGTGGTCGGCCTGTTCCTGGTCGGCCGACAGTGGGGCATCTTTACCACGACCTTCGTTGATCATTTCTCCATGGAGGGGCTGGCCTCGTTTGGCATCGCCCTGGGCTTTGCCAAGATCGTCCATGAGCTGAGCCATGCGCTGACGGCCAAATCCTATGGACTGCGTGTCCCCACCATGGGAGTGGCCTTCTTGGTGCTGATGCCGGTGCTGTATACTGACGTCAACGAAGCCTGGAAGCTAACCTCGCGCCGCCAGCGGCTGATGGTCGGCGGAGCCGGTATCCTGTCCGAATTGGCTTTGGCGGCTTGGGCGACCTTGGCCTGGGGGCTGCTCCCCGACGGCACGGCCAAGTCCTTAGCCTTCACCTTGGCGGCGACAACCTGGATTTCATCGCTTGCCATCAACCTTTCGCCGTTCATGCGCTTCGACGGCTATTTCCTGGCCATGGACGCGCTCGACATGCCCAACCTGCACAATCGCGCCTTCGCCTTGGCCCGCTGGCATCTGCGCGAGGTCCTATTCGGGCTTGGGGAAACCATCCCCGAATGCTTTCCTCCCCGTATCCACGCCGGGGTGATCGCCTTCGCTTGGGCGATATGGATCTACCGCCTGACGCTGTTTCTCGGCATCGCCATGCTGGTCTATCACTTCTTTATCAAGGTGGTCGGGGTGATGCTGTTCTGCGTCGAAATCGGCTGGTTCGTGGCCCGGCCATTCTTCGTCGAGTTCAATCAATGGTGGGAGAAGGCGAGGGCAATTCGGACGACCAAGCGCAGCCGGATCACCTTCGGCCTGTTTTCCGGGTTGGTTCTGTTGGCCGTGGTGCCATGGAGCAGCCGGGTATCGGCTCCGGCGCTGCTCAAGGCCAAGGATCACATGGTGGTTTACGCCCCATTGCCAGGGGTGATCGGTGAACTGGTTGTCAAAGCCGGGGACAAGGTCACCATCGGAACGGTTCTGGCTCGCCTTGACAATCCAGACATGGCGCTACGTCTGGCGCAGATCGAGCGCCGTATCGGTGTGCTGAAATATGAGATCGAGGCCGTTGGCTTCGACGACAGCTTCCGCAGTCGCGCCCAGGCCATTGTCCAGGAACTGGGATCGGTCATGGCGGAGCGCACCGCGCTCACCCGCGATCAATCCCGCCTGATGCTGACCGCTTCCATCGATGGTACCGTCATCGACCTGTCGCCCGTGGTGCAGCTCGGTCAGTGGATCGGCCCCAGGGAGCCGATGATGGCCCTTCGCTCAGGCACGCAGATCGAAGCTTACGTCGCCGAGGATGATCTGCCCCGTATCGCGGTTGGCGCATCAGCCACCTTCATTCCCGAAGGCTCAGGTGGGGCCCGCTCCGCCACGGTCATCGGTATCGACCGCACCGCCGTCAAATCTCTGGCCGACCCGGAACTGGCGGTTCTTTATGGCGGTGCGATCTCCGCGCGTTTCGACAATAAGTCTCTCGTGCCCGACCTGGCGGTCTATCGTGTTCGCTTGACCGTGGGCGGAGAGGACATTTTTACACCTGTGCGGGGCCAGGTGCTGATGAATGGCGAGCGCCGTTCCCTAGTTGGCCGGGTTCTTCGCTCTGTAGCAGCCGTGGTGATCCGCGAATGGGGAGCCTGA
- a CDS encoding DUF4347 domain-containing protein, with translation MSHIKRKNSRINLAAGILALEPRMMFDGAAVVDAAHAAADAAAKALIPDVTAPAVVRTADPSKDSGKKEVVFVDTALANYQALEAAVKDGVGIVEIDGGQSGLAQMAKWAEANTGYDSITVIGRGSEASLQLGTDTIADASLSGAATQAEMAEIGAALKSSGELLIEANSVGQGLDGQLLVKDMGIATGATVGAFSDTTDPSGADGHWTLDTSTGAIQVQPADPSLNGGKTEVVFIDTSVADYRTLMAAVNPGVEIELIDGSQDGLAQMAKWAQTHAGYDSISILSHGAEAAVRIGTSTVNDSSLGDAVVQAELDQVGHSLNADGGLLLYGCDVAKGDDGRQFATDLAAATGADVAASTDTTGNNGNWTLEYVSSSNKYLTGTLSDGVYQYAHDLLSVGNGTLTIYSIWNVSQTATGLKFTFNIYNSSTNTDGPFTIKGQWGSQTEYTLITHFNSGWGDFTGHDWGVTWADLGGAPTGGAGTKYVSFYLYASGTGIPLTGLSDQESFGYNPNVTPAFVSSGTTNLTFAPGATAHDITSYLGITDSDSSQTETWSQSVAPNNGGSLLFTSATGTSGAGTISPTGAVTYTPNASFVGTETFTVQVSDGTATATKSFSALVDNAPTVTAGGTTAYTERTPTAVAPAISIADADGNTEWNGGTLAVNISANADATDKLYLATSQPGSAGYWVDAASSNAIKYWDGSANTAIGTASATQVTGSSTWTITFNASATNTLVSGLAQAILYDDNTHAPGTSSRTVHFVATDKWNLATAADQTVTIAAINEAPSLSGMTNAVSWYQGVGAATLDSGATIADVELDAANGGSGNYAGASVSIVNHAGADANDVISVANGSGYTVSGGNVSAGGHVIATFSETGGTFTLTFADNGTKPTTVLVNDVLDHITYSRTSPPSADGAQTAQLDWTFHDGNSGGQGSGGDLTSAGYSTVTLNRAPVVSAAQSTQTSVTGVAFTYQVPSGTFHDADADALTYSVQRVDSSGTLVNGGALPGWLSFTAGTRTFSGTSAASDAGASYFKVTASDGHSTTTDTVRIDVYNGPSVSSLDRAAGATAYTNATSRDWTVTFNAAVAGVDTSDFALATTSGTATGAVTSATTAAGTIASVTDSGDHKTYTVTVTGITGDGDLALNLNNAGTGITDIAYGKAVTGGFSGQAYTVDHTLPVISSISIPNATNKVGDVITATITLAADSGNDSYYSLGTAKTVDGFTLGSLSVVDATHLSATFTVADGGGDVAASGGQIPVNLVLVDRAGNSSAAYTTAMVTTTGRIDANAPSNLALSTTDINQAGNANATIGTFSTTDLSSNSTFTYALVAGAGSTDNAKFSISGNSLSVNNQTLTPGSSYSVRVRTTDIGGNSFDKVLTLRANTTPQNGPVPSAPKGVQGVNFNYPLPPGTFTDGDSDPFTYTATNLPPGLTINPTTGAISGTPSGTGTYTATITASDDHGGTTSQTATFSFDAPPHASPPPSTSGGIGLNGGAALGGGGVTPGTGTGAGTGTGTSSGGGFGLPNEGGGSGWGGTSGGVGFSGGATAGGFSFGPSTGGTGSGAGGTSGGVGFSGGASAGGFSFGPSTGGTGTGTGGTSGGVGLGGGATAGGSGVGFAGGTGGTGTGTGGTTTGGTGGENGGVGTSGGATAGGTGVGFAGGPGGTGNGTGGTTTGGTGGENGGTRTGGTGVGVAGGTATSAGTANVGAGSGTAAGASGSGESGGATSGAGVSAAARAATAGVPVVPDARTVSAPSAFQVAVAARGTGSGDALVVAAPIRDAAVDAGSRISVQISAESFAHTKADATVTLSAQQVNGAALPGWMSFNPQNGTFEGTPPPGFRGEVTVKVVARDAEGREAVQTFSIKVGEAGQGQVAPSSDGQPQGGAAPGGGRQGLLKPVGKPSLTQQLRDSGHQGRIAKQMALFRAATPSGHAA, from the coding sequence ATGAGCCACATCAAGCGCAAGAATTCGCGAATCAATCTGGCGGCAGGTATTCTTGCCCTGGAACCGCGCATGATGTTCGACGGCGCCGCCGTGGTGGATGCCGCCCATGCCGCTGCCGATGCGGCCGCCAAGGCGTTGATTCCCGATGTTACCGCTCCCGCCGTGGTCCGCACTGCCGACCCGTCCAAGGATAGCGGCAAGAAGGAGGTGGTGTTCGTCGACACCGCGCTTGCCAATTATCAAGCGCTGGAGGCGGCGGTGAAGGACGGCGTAGGAATCGTCGAGATCGACGGCGGCCAGAGCGGCTTGGCGCAGATGGCGAAATGGGCGGAAGCCAATACCGGCTATGATTCCATCACGGTGATCGGGCGCGGCTCCGAGGCGTCGCTGCAACTCGGTACCGACACCATTGCCGATGCCAGCCTGTCGGGCGCCGCCACCCAGGCGGAGATGGCTGAAATCGGCGCGGCGCTGAAGTCGAGCGGTGAACTGCTGATCGAGGCCAATAGCGTCGGGCAAGGCCTCGACGGACAGCTTCTGGTGAAGGATATGGGCATCGCTACGGGCGCGACGGTGGGCGCGTTCAGTGACACCACCGATCCCAGCGGCGCCGACGGTCATTGGACGCTTGATACCTCTACCGGTGCCATTCAGGTGCAGCCTGCTGATCCCTCGTTGAACGGCGGCAAGACCGAGGTGGTGTTTATCGACACCAGCGTTGCCGACTACCGCACATTGATGGCTGCCGTAAATCCGGGCGTCGAGATCGAACTAATCGACGGCAGCCAAGATGGCTTGGCACAGATGGCAAAGTGGGCGCAGACCCATGCTGGCTACGACAGCATTTCCATCTTGTCGCACGGCGCTGAAGCCGCTGTGAGAATTGGGACTAGCACCGTCAATGACTCATCCCTGGGTGATGCCGTGGTCCAAGCGGAACTGGACCAGGTTGGACATTCCCTCAATGCCGATGGTGGTTTGTTACTCTATGGCTGCGATGTGGCCAAGGGAGATGATGGACGGCAATTTGCCACGGACCTTGCGGCGGCGACTGGAGCGGACGTGGCGGCCTCTACCGACACCACCGGCAACAATGGGAATTGGACTCTCGAATACGTGAGTAGCTCTAATAAGTATCTCACAGGGACACTGAGTGACGGAGTGTATCAGTACGCGCATGATCTCCTCTCGGTTGGCAACGGGACCTTAACGATTTATAGTATTTGGAATGTATCGCAAACCGCAACCGGTCTAAAATTCACATTCAATATCTATAATTCATCTACAAATACGGATGGGCCGTTCACGATAAAGGGGCAGTGGGGATCTCAAACTGAATACACTCTTATCACACACTTTAACAGCGGATGGGGTGACTTCACTGGGCATGACTGGGGCGTCACATGGGCAGACCTTGGCGGTGCTCCCACTGGCGGAGCAGGCACGAAATACGTCTCATTCTATTTGTATGCCAGTGGCACTGGAATACCTCTGACCGGCCTTTCAGATCAGGAAAGCTTTGGTTACAACCCCAACGTTACACCTGCCTTTGTTAGCAGCGGCACCACCAATCTGACGTTTGCACCTGGTGCCACAGCGCACGACATCACCTCGTATCTCGGCATTACCGATTCGGACTCCAGCCAGACCGAGACGTGGTCGCAAAGCGTTGCGCCCAACAATGGCGGCAGTTTGCTTTTCACCTCCGCCACCGGCACTTCGGGCGCTGGCACAATCTCGCCCACAGGTGCCGTCACCTATACCCCCAACGCCTCATTCGTCGGCACCGAGACGTTCACCGTTCAGGTCAGCGACGGCACCGCCACGGCGACCAAGAGCTTCAGTGCCCTGGTGGACAATGCGCCCACGGTGACGGCGGGCGGCACCACCGCCTACACCGAACGCACCCCGACCGCAGTTGCTCCCGCCATCAGCATTGCCGATGCCGACGGCAATACCGAATGGAATGGCGGGACGCTCGCGGTGAATATCAGCGCCAATGCCGATGCCACCGACAAACTGTATCTGGCCACCAGCCAGCCGGGATCGGCGGGGTACTGGGTCGATGCCGCCAGCAGCAATGCCATCAAGTATTGGGACGGCAGTGCCAACACCGCCATCGGCACCGCCAGCGCTACCCAGGTGACCGGTTCGTCCACCTGGACCATCACCTTCAACGCCAGCGCCACCAATACCCTGGTTAGTGGCTTGGCCCAGGCGATCTTGTACGACGACAATACCCACGCTCCCGGCACGTCGAGCCGGACGGTGCATTTCGTCGCCACCGACAAATGGAACCTCGCCACAGCCGCCGACCAGACCGTCACCATCGCCGCCATCAACGAGGCGCCGAGCCTGTCGGGCATGACCAACGCGGTGTCCTGGTACCAGGGCGTCGGAGCCGCCACCCTGGATTCCGGAGCGACCATCGCCGATGTGGAACTGGACGCCGCCAATGGCGGCAGCGGCAATTACGCCGGGGCCTCGGTCAGCATTGTCAACCATGCCGGGGCGGATGCCAACGACGTGATCTCGGTGGCCAACGGCTCGGGCTATACAGTCAGCGGCGGTAATGTTTCGGCAGGCGGCCACGTCATCGCCACCTTCTCCGAGACCGGCGGCACTTTCACGCTGACCTTCGCCGACAACGGCACCAAGCCGACCACCGTCCTGGTCAACGACGTGCTCGACCACATCACCTATTCACGCACCAGCCCGCCCTCGGCCGATGGTGCTCAGACGGCGCAGTTGGACTGGACCTTCCATGACGGCAACAGCGGTGGCCAGGGTTCCGGTGGCGATCTGACTTCTGCGGGTTATTCCACCGTCACCCTCAACCGCGCTCCGGTGGTCAGCGCCGCCCAATCCACTCAGACCTCAGTGACCGGCGTCGCCTTTACCTATCAGGTTCCGTCCGGCACCTTCCATGACGCCGATGCCGATGCCCTGACCTATAGCGTCCAGCGGGTCGATTCGTCCGGGACGCTGGTCAATGGCGGAGCCTTGCCGGGATGGCTGAGCTTTACCGCCGGAACCCGGACCTTTTCCGGCACCTCGGCTGCATCGGATGCGGGGGCGTCCTATTTCAAAGTCACCGCCTCGGACGGCCACAGCACCACCACCGATACGGTCCGGATCGACGTCTATAACGGCCCCAGCGTTTCATCCCTCGACCGGGCCGCCGGAGCCACCGCCTACACCAACGCCACCAGCCGTGACTGGACGGTGACCTTCAACGCGGCGGTCGCCGGGGTCGATACCTCTGATTTCGCGCTGGCCACCACATCGGGAACGGCCACAGGCGCGGTCACGTCCGCCACCACCGCCGCTGGCACCATCGCCAGCGTGACCGACAGTGGCGACCACAAGACCTACACCGTCACCGTTACCGGAATCACCGGCGACGGCGATCTGGCGCTGAACCTCAATAATGCCGGGACCGGTATCACCGATATCGCCTATGGCAAGGCTGTCACCGGCGGCTTCAGCGGCCAGGCCTATACCGTCGATCATACCCTGCCGGTGATCTCGTCGATCAGCATCCCCAACGCCACCAACAAGGTAGGCGACGTCATCACCGCCACCATCACCCTGGCCGCTGACAGCGGTAATGACAGCTACTATAGCCTGGGCACGGCGAAGACCGTCGACGGCTTCACCTTGGGAAGCCTGAGCGTTGTGGACGCCACCCATCTGAGCGCCACCTTTACCGTCGCCGATGGCGGCGGCGATGTGGCGGCCAGTGGCGGGCAGATCCCGGTCAATTTGGTTCTGGTGGATCGCGCCGGAAATTCCAGTGCGGCCTACACCACCGCCATGGTGACGACCACCGGGCGCATCGACGCCAATGCGCCGTCGAACCTTGCCCTATCCACCACCGACATCAACCAGGCGGGGAACGCCAACGCCACCATCGGCACCTTCTCCACCACCGATCTGTCGTCCAATTCCACCTTCACCTACGCCCTGGTGGCCGGGGCGGGCAGCACCGACAACGCCAAGTTTTCGATTTCGGGGAACTCCCTGTCGGTGAATAACCAGACCCTGACCCCTGGGAGCAGCTATTCCGTCCGGGTCCGCACCACCGATATCGGCGGCAACAGCTTTGACAAGGTTCTGACTCTGCGCGCCAACACGACGCCACAGAATGGGCCGGTGCCCAGCGCGCCCAAGGGGGTGCAGGGTGTTAATTTCAACTATCCCCTGCCGCCCGGCACCTTCACCGATGGCGACAGCGATCCATTTACCTATACCGCTACCAATCTACCGCCGGGTCTGACCATCAATCCGACCACCGGCGCCATTTCAGGCACTCCCTCCGGGACAGGTACCTATACGGCTACCATTACCGCCAGTGACGACCACGGAGGCACGACCTCGCAGACGGCGACGTTCAGTTTCGACGCCCCGCCCCATGCCTCGCCGCCGCCGTCGACCTCTGGAGGCATCGGCCTGAACGGCGGCGCAGCCTTGGGTGGTGGCGGAGTCACCCCCGGAACCGGTACCGGCGCGGGAACTGGGACAGGAACATCCTCTGGTGGCGGCTTTGGTTTGCCCAATGAGGGCGGCGGATCGGGGTGGGGAGGCACGTCTGGCGGCGTGGGCTTCAGCGGCGGTGCCACGGCTGGCGGTTTCAGCTTTGGTCCATCCACGGGTGGGACCGGAAGTGGAGCGGGCGGAACATCTGGCGGTGTAGGCTTCAGCGGCGGTGCCTCGGCCGGAGGATTCAGCTTCGGCCCGTCCACGGGTGGGACTGGAACTGGAACGGGCGGAACATCTGGCGGTGTGGGCTTGGGCGGGGGAGCAACGGCTGGCGGCTCGGGCGTCGGCTTCGCCGGTGGCACTGGCGGGACCGGAACTGGAACCGGCGGCACGACCACTGGCGGGACCGGTGGTGAGAATGGCGGTGTCGGAACCTCGGGCGGTGCCACAGCTGGTGGCACGGGCGTCGGCTTCGCCGGTGGCCCTGGCGGGACTGGAAATGGAACCGGTGGCACGACCACTGGCGGCACCGGTGGCGAGAATGGCGGTACCAGGACCGGTGGAACCGGTGTGGGCGTTGCAGGGGGAACCGCGACAAGCGCAGGGACTGCTAATGTCGGTGCGGGTTCGGGCACTGCGGCGGGCGCGAGCGGCAGCGGTGAATCTGGTGGGGCGACTTCCGGCGCCGGTGTCTCGGCGGCGGCCCGCGCAGCGACAGCTGGTGTACCGGTGGTGCCGGATGCCAGAACGGTATCCGCCCCCAGTGCCTTCCAGGTGGCCGTGGCGGCTCGGGGAACTGGAAGTGGCGACGCTCTGGTTGTCGCCGCGCCGATCCGGGACGCTGCCGTGGATGCGGGCAGCCGGATTTCGGTGCAGATTTCCGCCGAGTCCTTCGCCCATACCAAGGCCGACGCAACGGTGACCCTGAGCGCGCAACAGGTCAACGGCGCCGCTCTTCCGGGATGGATGAGCTTCAATCCCCAAAACGGCACCTTCGAAGGAACTCCGCCGCCCGGCTTCCGGGGCGAGGTGACGGTCAAGGTGGTAGCCCGGGACGCCGAGGGACGTGAAGCGGTGCAGACCTTCAGCATCAAGGTGGGCGAAGCCGGGCAGGGGCAAGTCGCTCCCAGTAGTGACGGCCAACCTCAGGGCGGCGCCGCCCCTGGCGGTGGTCGCCAAGGCCTGCTGAAGCCCGTGGGCAAGCCCTCGCTAACCCAGCAACTGCGCGACAGCGGCCATCAGGGCCGCATCGCTAAGCAGATGGCTCTGTTCCGGGCCGCGACGCCGAGCGGACACGCCGCCTAG
- a CDS encoding response regulator, translating into MSYFRFFELKMVMRSERPVVLIVDDVAENLQVLGELLQPSYLVKVATSGERALKIASTYPQPDLILLDVMMPVMDGYECLRRLRENPETRKIPV; encoded by the coding sequence GTGAGCTACTTCAGGTTCTTTGAGCTTAAAATGGTTATGAGAAGCGAGCGTCCTGTCGTTCTTATCGTCGACGACGTTGCCGAGAACCTCCAAGTTCTTGGCGAGTTATTGCAGCCATCATATTTGGTCAAGGTGGCGACATCGGGCGAGCGTGCGTTAAAAATCGCCTCAACCTATCCACAGCCCGACCTCATTCTGCTCGATGTGATGATGCCGGTTATGGATGGCTATGAGTGCCTTCGGCGGCTCAGGGAAAATCCCGAGACGCGAAAGATCCCAGTG